From a region of the Pirellulales bacterium genome:
- a CDS encoding ThuA domain-containing protein has protein sequence MLLRTPWLAGLFAATLLFNQGFRVLHAADSPATPKVDRQPLKVLLIAGGCCHDYTEQVKILSEGIAARANVQVTVHLDPSTGTDARFKVYDSENWADDYDVVIHNECNADVKDPQFTQRILKPHHAGKPAVVIHCAMHCYRDGTDEWFKFLGVTSRGHGAHYPFTVVNLARDNPIMAKFGKEWKTPKGELYHIEKVWDTATVLAHAEREGDGPNKTLDATIWTNQYGQGRVFGTTVGHYNEEMSDPVFLDYVTRGLLWSCDKLNDDYLKTAAAAGPEQDQIGVKSPGSAADAPQPTPAPEGASGENVAVATPLDLTPHEATITPKEELLKGIKIPAGFSARLFAAPPRVGYPVGLCVAPNGDVYVAVDENSSIDREPNRGRILRCRDTNKDNVADDITTFATLDSPRGLFHDGARLYVMHPPTLSVLTDENGDGVSDKQQALVEGLGFDLKFRGADHTTNQLQMGSDGRLYIAVGDYGFTAAKDRSGRKLALRGGGIVRVGTDGTGLEIVSRGQRNIYDVAVSPMLELFTRDNTNDGGGWDVRLTHVLPGAQCGYPSLFTNFSAEIWQPLAVYGGGSPCGSYFIDEPLLPGEVGRTLLTCDWGRNFVYRHPLTPAGGSYVAQQAELFELPRPVDIDYDGAGRFFVASWKDGGFTFSNENVGYVVCIQHDATAKNSLPHDPAQQDIETLIADLQSESHRRRLFAQCELQRRLFPLSPRERDPVADITNTKNPAMMLANTERAKILTTLREYFFDKNIPAPGRLAIWPLLARDLRDAGEPEQRDFINRLTHQLLANHDPLSPFIAQILIQHPFAEHELAPQALRQMLADADPRVRLNAVSYAAGLPISRLLLTMLVKRLADEDPAVAHLAERTLLQLGGNLSSIRGFEHPFNTSTQNPEFLTGLIATLGTGLTDDQPRIVAATARILGQIPLAAAVRELTTVAKSSRATDTQRAAALAGLCRAYFTDKQAGEWWGTRPDTSGPMYDPAKWSESDAIGKTLTELLAAAEGDARGAILRELMRHKIDLPEFLPAARRFARQNAIFRAELVRYFQRREPAEEDRLMLKVVAIDPQTPPELRALALSILWQPDPGKESFSDGLSALAAIHQGGVAVEQITHFENEQYNDNRWRRHVGELTKLLAESQVPEERAILVQLLTAAARGKEEQGAERERWMAAQGEVRAALRSETLATMALAAIARQEAREFAEDVRACCKSPDQAIRAAAEKAALALRLDLAAESSDQPRIGPLKVEDVLAAALKLPGDPARGETHFTRQQCVNCHTVKKADSPKGPYLGDIAKRYKRAELLESILKPSAKIAQGFETQYFELADGLTHEGFVVRESATEVEIRNSKGEQFILPKEEIASRVKREQSVMPQGVVDQLTVEELASLVAYLEGLMGE, from the coding sequence ATGCTCTTGCGCACACCTTGGTTGGCGGGATTGTTTGCGGCGACGCTGCTCTTTAACCAGGGGTTTCGCGTTTTGCACGCAGCAGACTCCCCCGCCACACCCAAAGTTGATCGCCAGCCATTAAAAGTGCTGTTAATCGCCGGTGGCTGCTGCCACGATTACACCGAACAGGTCAAAATCCTCAGCGAGGGGATTGCCGCGCGGGCCAATGTGCAAGTGACCGTGCATCTGGATCCCAGCACCGGCACCGATGCGAGGTTTAAGGTTTATGATAGTGAGAATTGGGCCGACGACTATGACGTGGTCATTCACAACGAATGTAACGCCGATGTCAAGGACCCCCAATTTACCCAGCGCATTTTAAAGCCCCATCACGCGGGCAAACCGGCGGTGGTGATCCACTGCGCCATGCACTGTTACCGCGACGGCACCGACGAATGGTTCAAGTTTTTGGGCGTGACGTCGCGTGGGCACGGCGCGCATTACCCCTTTACCGTGGTTAATTTGGCGCGGGACAACCCCATCATGGCCAAATTTGGCAAGGAATGGAAAACGCCCAAGGGAGAGCTGTACCATATCGAAAAAGTGTGGGATACGGCGACTGTGCTAGCCCATGCGGAACGTGAAGGGGACGGGCCGAATAAGACGCTGGACGCCACGATCTGGACCAACCAGTATGGCCAGGGGCGGGTCTTTGGGACGACGGTCGGCCATTATAACGAAGAAATGTCCGATCCGGTGTTTCTGGATTATGTGACGCGGGGGCTATTGTGGTCCTGCGACAAACTGAACGACGATTATCTGAAAACCGCCGCGGCAGCGGGGCCAGAACAAGATCAAATCGGGGTAAAATCCCCGGGGAGTGCTGCGGATGCGCCCCAACCAACCCCCGCGCCGGAGGGCGCTTCCGGCGAAAATGTCGCGGTCGCAACCCCGCTGGATCTGACTCCCCATGAAGCAACGATCACCCCCAAAGAAGAACTTCTCAAAGGAATCAAAATTCCCGCCGGATTTAGCGCGCGACTGTTTGCCGCGCCCCCGCGTGTGGGTTACCCCGTGGGGTTGTGTGTCGCGCCGAATGGGGATGTGTATGTGGCGGTCGATGAGAATAGCTCGATTGACCGCGAACCGAACCGGGGTAGGATTCTCCGCTGCCGCGATACCAATAAGGACAACGTGGCGGATGATATTACCACGTTTGCCACGCTCGATTCCCCGCGGGGGTTATTCCATGACGGCGCGCGGTTGTATGTCATGCATCCACCGACGCTGTCGGTTTTGACCGATGAAAATGGGGACGGCGTCAGCGACAAACAACAGGCGCTGGTCGAGGGATTGGGTTTTGACCTGAAGTTTCGCGGAGCCGACCACACCACGAATCAACTGCAGATGGGTAGCGATGGCCGGTTGTATATCGCGGTGGGGGATTACGGTTTTACCGCGGCCAAGGATCGTTCAGGTAGAAAACTAGCCCTGCGCGGCGGAGGGATTGTGCGCGTCGGGACGGATGGCACCGGCCTAGAGATCGTCTCGCGCGGGCAGCGCAATATTTACGATGTGGCGGTCTCGCCCATGCTGGAACTTTTTACCCGCGACAACACCAACGACGGCGGCGGCTGGGATGTTCGGCTGACGCACGTGCTGCCCGGCGCGCAGTGCGGCTATCCGTCGCTGTTTACGAACTTTTCAGCGGAAATCTGGCAGCCCCTGGCGGTTTATGGGGGCGGGTCGCCATGCGGGTCATATTTTATTGACGAGCCGTTGCTGCCGGGAGAAGTGGGCCGGACGCTGTTGACCTGTGATTGGGGGCGAAACTTTGTGTATCGCCACCCGCTGACACCCGCGGGGGGGAGTTATGTCGCCCAACAGGCGGAGTTGTTTGAGCTACCGCGGCCGGTAGACATTGACTATGACGGCGCGGGGCGGTTCTTTGTCGCCAGTTGGAAGGACGGAGGCTTTACCTTTAGCAACGAAAACGTCGGCTATGTGGTCTGTATCCAACATGACGCCACGGCAAAAAACTCCCTGCCGCACGATCCCGCCCAGCAAGATATAGAAACGCTCATCGCCGATCTGCAAAGCGAAAGCCACCGCCGTCGCCTCTTTGCCCAATGCGAACTGCAGCGGCGTCTCTTCCCCCTCTCCCCCCGGGAGAGGGATCCTGTGGCGGACATCACCAACACCAAAAATCCCGCCATGATGCTGGCCAATACCGAACGTGCCAAAATACTTACGACCTTGCGGGAATATTTCTTTGATAAAAATATTCCCGCGCCGGGCCGTTTGGCCATCTGGCCCTTGCTGGCTCGGGATCTGCGCGACGCGGGCGAACCCGAGCAGCGGGATTTTATCAATCGCTTGACCCATCAACTCTTGGCCAATCACGATCCGCTTAGCCCGTTTATCGCACAGATATTGATCCAGCACCCTTTTGCCGAACATGAATTAGCCCCGCAAGCCTTGCGGCAAATGCTGGCCGATGCCGATCCCCGCGTCCGGTTAAACGCCGTCAGTTATGCGGCTGGTTTGCCGATCTCTCGGTTGCTATTAACCATGCTGGTCAAACGCCTGGCCGATGAGGATCCCGCCGTCGCACATCTGGCGGAGCGGACGCTATTACAGTTGGGGGGTAATCTGTCCTCCATTCGCGGTTTTGAGCATCCCTTTAACACCTCCACGCAAAATCCCGAATTTTTAACCGGACTGATCGCCACACTGGGGACGGGCCTAACCGACGACCAACCCCGGATCGTCGCCGCCACCGCCCGCATCCTGGGTCAAATTCCCCTCGCCGCCGCCGTGCGGGAACTCACCACGGTTGCCAAATCCTCGCGGGCGACCGACACGCAGCGCGCGGCGGCATTGGCCGGGCTGTGCCGGGCGTACTTTACCGATAAACAAGCCGGCGAGTGGTGGGGGACCCGCCCCGACACCAGTGGGCCGATGTACGATCCGGCAAAATGGTCGGAAAGCGACGCTATCGGCAAAACACTGACTGAACTGCTGGCCGCCGCCGAGGGGGACGCGCGGGGAGCGATCTTACGTGAGCTGATGCGACACAAGATTGACCTGCCCGAGTTTTTGCCCGCCGCGCGGCGGTTTGCCCGCCAAAATGCGATCTTTCGGGCGGAGCTTGTCCGATACTTTCAGCGGCGGGAACCGGCGGAAGAAGACCGGCTGATGTTAAAGGTGGTGGCCATCGATCCCCAGACGCCGCCGGAATTGCGGGCGCTGGCGCTATCGATCTTGTGGCAGCCGGATCCGGGGAAAGAAAGTTTCAGCGATGGGCTTTCCGCGCTGGCCGCGATCCACCAAGGAGGAGTGGCCGTTGAGCAAATCACTCATTTTGAGAACGAACAATACAACGACAATCGCTGGCGGCGGCACGTGGGGGAATTGACCAAATTGCTTGCCGAGAGCCAGGTGCCAGAGGAGCGCGCGATCCTCGTGCAGCTCTTAACGGCGGCGGCCCGGGGCAAGGAAGAACAGGGAGCTGAGCGCGAACGCTGGATGGCCGCGCAAGGGGAGGTGCGCGCGGCGTTGCGATCGGAAACCTTGGCAACGATGGCCCTGGCCGCCATCGCGCGGCAAGAGGCGCGGGAATTTGCCGAGGATGTCCGCGCTTGCTGCAAATCCCCCGACCAGGCCATTCGCGCCGCGGCGGAGAAAGCCGCCCTGGCCCTGCGGCTAGATCTGGCCGCGGAAAGCAGCGACCAACCGCGAATCGGCCCGCTCAAAGTAGAAGATGTCCTGGCCGCGGCCCTCAAACTACCCGGCGACCCCGCCCGGGGAGAAACGCATTTTACCCGCCAACAATGCGTCAACTGCCACACCGTAAAAAAGGCCGACTCGCCCAAGGGACCCTACCTGGGCGATATTGCCAAGCGTTACAAGCGGGCGGAATTGCTGGAAAGCATTCTCAAACCGAGCGCGAAGATCGCGCAAGGGTTTGAGACGCAGTATTTTGAGCTGGCGGACGGCCTGACGCACGAGGGGTTTGTGGTGCGGGAATCGGCGACGGAGGTGGAGATTCGCAATAGCAAGGGGGAACAGTTTATCTTGCCCAAGGAAGAGATTGCCAGTCGCGTCAAGCGTGAGCAATCTGTCATGCCCCAAGGAGTGGTGGACCAACTGACCGTAGAGGAACTGGCGTCGTTGGTGGCGTATTTGGAAGGGCTGATGGGAGAGTGA